A genomic region of Elaeis guineensis isolate ETL-2024a chromosome 9, EG11, whole genome shotgun sequence contains the following coding sequences:
- the LOC105036569 gene encoding LOW QUALITY PROTEIN: CBBY-like protein (The sequence of the model RefSeq protein was modified relative to this genomic sequence to represent the inferred CDS: inserted 2 bases in 2 codons) yields MAATAASPASSCVIILSKKSLSSSPLLSRITPVPXPQFHGRRTPPFRPSSSLEWGRLVGGAIPRSRRQGVVCSFSSSSSSSSSSSSSTPPLPAALLFDCDGVLVDTEKDGHRISFNETFAERELGVSWDVELYGELLKIGGGKERMTAYFNKVGWPDKAPKSEEERKDFVASLHKRKTELFMALIEKKLLPLRPGVARLIDEALGKGVKVAVCSTSNEKAVAAIVSFLLXPERAEKITIFAGDVVPRKKPDPAIYLLAANTLGVEPSSCVVVEDSAIGLAAAKAAGMKCIVTKSGYTAEEDFVTADAVFDCIGDPPEVQFDLMFCANLLQKQYVSS; encoded by the exons ATGGCCGCGACTGCTGCTTCTCCGGCTTCTTCCTGCGTAATTATTTTATCGAAGAAAAGCCTCTCTTCTTCTCCGTTGCTTTCGAGAATTACTCCTGTTC CTCCCCAATTCCATGGCAGAAGGACGCCACCCTTCCGTCCTTCCTCCTCTTTAGAATGGGGGAGGTTGGTAGGTGGAGCGATTCCTCGCAGTCGCCGGCAAGGCGTGGTCTGTTCGTTTtcctcttcatcatcatcatcatcgtcttcttcttcttcgactcCGCCGCTTCCGGCAGCTCTGCTGTTCGACTGCGATGGCGTGCTTGTTGACACGGAGAAGGATGGCCACCGGATCTCCTTCAACGAGACCTTTGCCGAG AGGGAATTGGGTGTTAGCTGGGATGTGGAGCTATATGGTGAATTGCTCAAGATTGGTGGTGGAAAGGAGAG AATGACAGCATATTTCAACAAGGTGGGTTGGCCAGATAAAGCACCAAAgtcagaagaagaaagaaaagattttGTAGCTTCTCTTCACAAAAGGAAAACAGAATTGTTCATGGCCCTTATTGAGAAGAAGCTGCTTCCTCTCCGACCTGGTGTTGCAAG GCTGATTGATGAGGCTCTGGGAAAAGGAGTAAAAGTTGCAGTGTGCAGCACTTCTAATGAGAAGGCG GTTGCAGCTATAGTTTCTTTCCTTT GGCCTGAACGAGCAGAGAAGATAACAATATTTGCAGGAGATGTAGTTCCTCGTAAAAAGCCTGATCCG GCCATCTATCTTCTAGCAGCCAATACTCTTGGTGTTGAGCCATCCAG TTGTGTTGTGGTAGAGGACAGTGCCATAGGTCTTGCAGCAGCAAAAGCTGCTGGCATGAAGTGCATAGTAACAAAGAGTGG TTACACTGCCGAGGAGGACTTTGTGACAGCAGATGCAGTCTTTGATTGTATTGGAGACCCTCCTGAGGTTCAATTCGACTTGATGTTTTGTGCTAACCTCCTCCAAAAACAATATGTCAGCTCATAG
- the LOC105051337 gene encoding LOW QUALITY PROTEIN: regulator of G-protein signaling 1 (The sequence of the model RefSeq protein was modified relative to this genomic sequence to represent the inferred CDS: inserted 1 base in 1 codon; deleted 4 bases in 3 codons; substituted 2 bases at 2 genomic stop codons), whose protein sequence is MMQPASVLVLVFFSMFVSQPLLSQIDQKKRESIEFVTMSQALGIPDCGLLIXVTTAVDLDLNQLMDKLXLDKXSQSFMDFTDSCFAGKNIHFFEEVYELGKIPLDDPIRRIFMERHITEKYIFTKSKIKINVSDRIHQKILSILDLAHSNLFNDTVNEMMLLMKMNLLKDHRSSMHFVKFKEENLKQPDNFEPEVWDLSLRLNCVWCTNNQFKMYLEMQM, encoded by the exons ATGATGCAACCT GCAAGTGTGCTTGTGCTAGTTTTCTTTTCAATGTTTGTT TCTCAACCTTTGCTGTCTCAaata gatcaaaaaaaaagagaatccaTAGAGTTTGTAACTATGAGCCAAGCTTTGGGGATACCAGACTGTGGATTATTAATATAGGTAACAACTGCAGTAGATCTAGATCTCAATCAACTTATGGATAAATTGTAACTGGATA ATAGTCAATCTTTCATGGACTTCACAG ATAGTTGTTTTGCTGGCAAGAATATCCATTTCTTTGAAGAAGTATATGAGCTTGGCAAGATACCTCTTGATGATCCTATAAGAAGAATTTTCATGGAAAGGCACATCACTGAGAAGTAC ATTTTTACCAAATCTA aaataaaaataaatgtaTCTGACAGGATCCATCAAAAAATACTAAGCATCTTGGATCTTGCTCACTCTAATCTCTTCAACGATACAGTAAATGAGATGATGCTACTGATGAAAATG AATTTGTTGAAAGATCACCGGTCATCTATGCACTTTGTGAagttcaaagaagaaaatctaaaACAACCTGATAATTTTGAGCCAGAGGTATGGGAT CTCTCTCTAAGACTAAATTGTGTGTGGTGTACTAACAATCAATTTAAAATGTATCTCGAGATGCAAATGTGA